The nucleotide sequence CTCCATGACGCCGGCCAACTCGGCCGCCGACAGGGCCCGGTTGTAGATCCGCGCATCATCGAGCCGGCCGACCAGCAGGTGCGTCGGCGGGGTTAAATCGCGCCCCGCGCCGAGAAGCAGCCGGCCGTTGCTGGACTCGATCTGGCCGGACGCAGCGGCCGTGATTACGGCCGCGCCGTCGAGATAGATGGTCTTCGTCTGGCCATCGTACGTGGCGGCGGTGTGGTGCCATTCCCCGTCGAAGAGGGCGGCGGCGGCATTGGTGGCTGTGGCCGTCCATTCCGGTGGGGCGCCCGTCGTCTTGAAGCCGAGCTGCTGGTTGGGCCGGTTGTAATACAGAGCGAACGTGTCGATATTGGGCCCACCCCGCATGATGATGCCCGACCAGTCGGGGTAGGTGAAGTCGGGATCGGCCCGGACCCAGGCGGCCAGCGTCACGGCGCTGCCGACGTTGAAGACCGTACTGCTGCCGCAATCGACGTAGTCACCGTCGCCGTCCAGAAGCACGGAACCCCGCAGGAACCCTTCAGTGTCCAGCGTCGCACTGCCTTGCAGGGCGCCGTGGTTGCCGTTGCCCGACGAGTCGAAGGCCGTGGCGCCGGCGCCCTCGTCGAATTTCCACCAGCCGATGAGGCTGGAATCGGCCGCGTGGACGGCGCCGGCCAGGATGACGGCCAGGGCCGCAAGTGTAATGACGCGATGGTTGAACATGTCGATCCTCCTTCAGAAATGGGTATGGTCTTGGCTCGGTGATATGCCGGAGCGTGTCTCTGGGATCGGGACTGTGATAGAACCTCCGATTCGGAATTGTCCTTCACCACCATGCCGACGGTGCCGCACGCGACCGATGATACCGCAAAGGTCGGCTGCGTCGCGACGCTCCGATTCTAACGGATCGAACGCGCCGTTTCAATCCCAATTGTGGATCCGCTGAGGGGCGTCGGATTCTATCGGCGTTTGAAGAGGTTGCCGGGCAGTTGCCGGATGAGCCCCTTGAGGCGGAGCGACATCAGGGTGGCGTTGACCGTCCCGGCGGGCAGGTCGGTCTGGTCGATGACCTGGTCGGTGTGCAGCGGCTCGGCGCCGAGCGAGTCATAGACGCACTTCTCATGGCCTTTGAGGTTGAGCCGGGCGGTCTCGAACAGGGGGGCCTCGGCCCTGGCCGCGGCCTTGCCGGCCGCCTGGGCCGTGTGGTCCTTGAGCTGCTCGCCCACGTAGCCGAGGGCCTCCATCACGTCCTCGACCGACTCGACGAGCTTGGCGCCCTGTTTGATGAGCTGATTCGGCCCCTTGCCCAGGGGCGAATCGACCTTGCCCGGCACGGCCATGACCTCGCGGTTGCTGTCCAGGGCCGTCCGCGCTGTGATCAATGCCCCGCTGCGCAGGCCCGCCTCGACGACGATCGTCCCGAGCGACAGTCCGGCGATGATGCGGTTTCGCGGGGGGAAGTTCTCGCTCAGCGGTTCGTACTGAACGGGGAGCTCAGAGAGGCATGCGCCGCTTTGGCTGACCAGATCGAAGAGCCTGGCGTTCTCGGGCGGGAAGACGTTGGCCAGCCCGCAGCCCTGCACCGCGATGGTGCGGCCCTCGGCGGCCAGGGCACCGTGGTGGGCGGCGGTGTCGATCCCCCGAGCCAGGCCGGAAACGATGGTAAAACCTGACGCCGCAAGAAGATGCGCCAGGCGCGAGGCCTGCTCGGTCCCATAGATGCTGGGCCCCCTCGATCCCACGATGGCGATGGCCAGGTTGTCCTCGCGGCCCAGCGTCCCCTTGACGTACAGCACCGGGGGCGGATCGTAGATCTGTTTGAGCAGGGGCGGATACCGCGGGTCGGCCATGTGGACGATCCAGACGCCGAGCTTCTCGGCCTGCTCCAACTCGGCGCATGCGTCGAACCGGTCGCGCGTGGAAACGATCCGCTCGGCCGTCTTGGGCCCGATCCCTTCGATTCGGGCCAGCCCTGCGGCCGAGGCGCCCAGGGCCGCATCGACCGAGCCATAGAACTCGATCAGCCGGCCGAACGAGACCGGACCGACGCCGTCGGCCCGGATCAGCCTGATCCACTTCTCGATATCCGTCGAATTCTCCGGAATCACGCCCATCCCCTTCGTTCTGTGTGCCAATCGGGGCAACGCGTCTCGACGCACCGACTGCTCGGGCGCTGCGATGCCAAACAAAACGCTCGACGTCTCGAACGCCATGTGGGATAATCCCGCCATTGCCAACTCGGCCGGTGAGCATGGAGGACCATGAAAACGAAGACGACGGTGGAAATCAGCAGCGAAGGTCGTGTCGCGATTGTCTCGTTCGCGAGCGCCTCGATCAGCGACGTCGAGGAGATCACGAATGCCTCGGCCGCAATCAGGCAGTACGCCCAGACGTATTCGCCGCAGGAGTTCGTGTTCGACTTCTCAGGCGTCAAGTTCTTCTCCTCGCAGGTCCTTGGCCTTCTGCTGGAGGCCCGTGGCCACGTGAAGCCGTACGGCGGCCGGGTGTCCATCTGTGCCCTGGATTCCCAGTTGCAGCGCGTCTTCCGGATCACCAACCTCGATCGAATCTTCACCTTCCACCCCGACCGGCAGGCCGCTCTCGCTGCTCCGTCCGCCCGGGATCAGTAGTCTCCCACGCTCTCAAGGCCAGAGGGCGCCGCCCTTCTCATAGAGCCGGCGCACCTCCTCCGGAAAGAGGGCCTGGTCGAAGATCATCACTTCGTCCACCGTCGCCCGCAGATAGTCATCTCGGCCGAAAGCATCAGTGCCTTCCCTTGTTGTATATCGGCCAACGCTGACATTGGCGTCGTTGTATGCGCCCCCAAAGAAGATGGGGCTGGATGAACAGTCCCGCCGGCCGTCGAGCTGGCCATTGACGTAGATTTCCTGGGTGCTGCCATTTCGGACCGCCACGATGTGAACCCACGCACCGTCGCTGAAAGACAACGTTGTCTCCAAATCGTCAAGTGACCTATCCACGCCGGTCATGTGGAAGGCGATCTTCTGACTGCTCTGTCGTATCAGGGCATATCCTGCCGGTTCTTTGATGCGCGTCGTCAAAACGCCGATGATATCTCTTGCATAGTCGAGATCGAGCAGCATCTCTACACTGGGGGGATTGCTCTGCCGGAATCGCACCCAGAGCGCAAGGGCAAAATCGTTACGCGGCAGCCAGCCGGTACCATTGGCCGGCAGCGACACGTAGTCGTTTGCGCCGTCGAATTCCAGGGCCGAGGCGGATCGCCCCGGCGTCCACTGGGCCCCGACGACCGTGCCGTGACGGACGCCGATCGAATCGTGGACCACGTTGCCGGCGTTCTCATCAAAGGACCAGTACCCCAGCGGACTGGGCACACCGTCCCGCGTGACCTTCACCGTCACTGTGGCCGGTTCCGAGAAGCCGCCGGTCGGGGCGGCGCCGCCGTCACTGGCGCGGAACGTGAAGCGATCGACGCCGGCGAAGCCCGCCGGGGGTCGGTAGACGACCTCGTCGCCGAAGGCCCGGAGTCTGGCGGGAGCGGCGATCGGTGTCCCGTCGGGATACTCCAGCGTGCCGCGCTCCGGCAGGCTGATAATCTCGTAGGTCAGCAGGCCGGGTTGTTCGGGCAGCCCGTCGTCGCTCGCGCGCAGTGCGATGGTCGCGGCGGTGTTCTGGGGTGTTTCGACCTCCATATCATGCGCGACCGGCGGGCTTCCGACAGACGACGGCGCCAGAGGCTCGGCGTCCGGAGGGGGGGCGTAGATGACTTCGAGCCGGGCGGCGCGGTCCGCGTGGGCATCGTCGCAGGCGAAGAACGTCACGCTCTGCCCGTAGTCGGCGGCGGGCAGGTAGAGGATCGCCAGGGCGTTGCCCTGCATCCAGTCCGGGCGATCGACGATCTCCTGGATGACCGGGCCGATATCGGGGCTGGGGTAGAACACGCCGCACTCCCAGGCGTTCGAGGGTTGCCAGGTCCAGCGGACCGATGCGACTGTGGTGGGCAGTGCGGAGATGCGACGGTTGCTGCCGGTGAAGTCGCGGGCGTCGGCTACGGCCTCGGCCGTGACACGTCCTTCGATGGCCCGCGAGATGACGGCGGTGTCCATGCAGAGCAGCAGGCGGGCGCTGACGATTTCACTGTCCGGCGGAATGTCGATGTTGCGGAAACGCAGGGCGCTGCCGTACTTGCCGATGCTGAGCGTCTCGGAGAAGACGACGGGATTGCCGGCCGCACCGAAGGCGTCGTCGGCCGGTGCGGCCACCTGAAACCGGCGGGCGACCATCTCTCTGACGAGGACTGTCACCGTAGCGGTGTTGGACGTTCCACCCCGCGGGCGGCTGCCACCGTCATCGGCATAGAATGTGAAGCGGTCGTCGCCGGCAAAACCGGCCTCGGGGGTGTAGACGACCTGGCCGGCCGAGCCGGCGAGCGTCGCAGGCTCGGCGATCGCCGCGCCGCCCTGACTCAGCGTGCCGTGCTTTGGAAGCGAGGCGATCGTGTAGCGCATCGGCATCGGCCGGCCGTCGTCGCGCGCGTCGAGTTGGATCGTCAGCGGCTGCCCCGACGAGGCATAGAGCGTCATGTTCTGTGCCGTTGGGGGGGCCTGCCCCGTCTGCGACGCGGCAGACGAAGCCGGCGAGCCGCCGGCTGGCGGAGCGAAAACGATCTCCAGTTTCGGCGCCTCGCCCGGATCTTGATCCCAGGAATGGAAATACGTGCCGTTCCCGCTGCTTTCAAGACCGACATATAACACAGCAATGGCGTTGCCGCTCGTGAAGTCGGGACGGTCAATGACCTCCTGGATCACCTTCGCGGCGTCCGGACTGGTGTACCAGTGGTAGGTGGGTTCATTCCCCTTCCAGTCCCATCGGACGGAGGCCTCGGTTCGCGGCCGTTCCCATATCTCGGGATGGTTCATGCCGAAATCAACGGCATCGCCAGTCGCCTCCGCGTGAATTGCGCCCCTGACTTTGGCTCTTCCACCACAGTAGACCTGCAAATGAGCAGCGAAGATCATACTGCCCCGTGGAATACCAATATTCTCGAATCGCATGCCAACGGTATACTGCCCGACCCAGAGGTGTCTTCCTGAGGCGAGCTGATAGCCCTCTCCGCCGAAGGCGTCGTCGTTGGAGGCGCTGACCTGATACTGGACTGTGACGAGGTTTCGCACGGCGATGGCCGCGGTGGCGATGTTGGAGCGCCCCCCGGATGGGGCGGTCCCACCGTCGTCGACGTAGAACGTGAACTCATCTTCGCCCGTGAAGGCGGCCTGGGCCCGATAGACCACCTTGTTGCTGTGGTTCGGCAACGCCATCAGTTGGCCAATCACGTTTCCGTCCGCCGTTTCGAGTGTGCCGTGCTTGGGCAGCGAGGCCAGCACGTACGTCAATGCGCCCGGCGGGTTGGGGTGGCCGTCGTCATCGGCCGCCAGGGTGATGGTCGCCGGCTGCGCGGGCGATGCGAAGGTGGCCACGTCTTCGGCCTTTGGCGGGCGGCCCTGGAAGAGCGGCTGGTCGGATATCAGCGAATAATACTGCTCGTCGTATCGCAGGGCGCCTTTGTGAGAAACCCGCACCTCGTAGAGCCCCGGCTCGCCTGGCGTCAAGACGCAGACCTGCTCGACGTTGTCGCGGTTATTGTCGCCGGTCGTAGCCGGTGCGGCCGGTTCCGAGGGGTTGAGGATGTGTGGGTAGTAAACCGTCGATCCGTCCGGGCCGATCACTCGCAGGTCGAGATCGTGAACCAGGCGAGGGGTCGGGTCGTCGGGGCTCGTCGTGCTGGCGCCCGGCGGATCGGTCCAGCAGAGCGTCACGCGGATCGGCTCGCCGGCTTCGGCAACGAAATAGCGTCGATGTTCGTTGGGCCCGCGCCAATCGAAGAGGCCTTCGAGGATGATGTCGCCCCGGGGGTCCTCGGCGTGCCTGGTGATCGTTTCGACGGCGGTCTTGGTGTTCATCAGGCCCCAGCCGTACGCATAGTCCGGCCCCGGCCGCCCCAGATCGTCGGCCGTGTGGAGGATAAGGCCCTTGAGCGTGCTGGAGCGCATGAACTGGCCTGGGAACAGCCGGCCATAGTGCTGGATGAGCAGGGCCGCCGACCCGGCGGCGTTGGGACTGGCCATGCTGGTGCCACTGTACGCGTCGTAGGCGTCGTCGGACGAGTCGGTGGTGGAGTAGACGGCGACGCCGTTGGCCACGATGTCCGGCTTGATCCGTCCGTCGTCCGTCGGGCCCCAACTGCTGAAATCGGCCATGGCCGCATGGGCCAGACTGCGGACCCCCTGGGAGACCGCCTTGTGCACGGCCCCTACGGTCATAATGTTCTTGGCCACGGCCGCAAAGGAGATGGTGTCGTAGCCTCCTTTGGCCTCGCCGTCTCCCGCAGGGCACGTCTGCTCGCTGTAGACGATCTCGTGCCAGCCGCCGCCGGCGCGGTAGTAGACGGTGTCGCCGACGGCAGGGGTGTCCGCCCGGTCGTTTCCTGCCGCCGCAAAGGCCAGATAATACGCATGGTAGTGGGCCAACTGGTCCCAGGTGGCGGCGACACTGCTGTAGCGACCGAACCAGTTCTCCTGGAATCCCGGTCCCATCGAGCCGCCCCACCAGTGCCATCCGACGTGGCCGCTGAGCGCACTGGTGGCGTGGTATTCCCATCCGGCCAGGATGCCGTACGAGTGGTTGGACACGTAGATGGCGTTGGCCTGTCCGGGCGTTCGGGCGGCGCGGAGGCTCATGGTCCCCGTGTCGTTGTTCCAGTTGTACGATTCGACGCCGACGGCGGGGGCCATGCCTGTAGCCGAGGCGACCACGCCGGTCGCGCCGACCGTGCCGGCCACGTGTGTCGAGTGGGCCGAGGTGCCGAACGAGTTTCCGATCCGGATCCGGGATTGTCCGTTGAGCCCCTGGAACTCCTGGTGCGTCTGACGCGCGCCGGCGGCGTCCCAGACACCGACCGCCAGACCGGCTCCATCGAGATCCCAGGGCAGCATGTCCCTGACGCGGTCGGTCTGCAGGCTGATGGCGGCGTTGAGATTGGCGGTGACATAGTAGAGCGGCCTGTCGTCCGTGAGGGCCATCAGCTCACAGACCCGTTGTCCGTTGTCGCAGCGGATCGGCGCCCCTTGTCGAAGGGCCCACTCGATGGCCTCGGCCTTCTGCGCCTCGCTGTCGGCGGCAAGCTGCGCCGTATACGCCGCATGCGCCTGCGCGGTGCTCGGAACGGTCAGCCGTTCGGCACGCGCCGGCCGAGCGTCCAGGGCGCCCCAGGCCGCGGCCAGCGCCGGCAGCATCGCAAGGAAGACAAGCCGGGACGGACCGCAATGCCTTCGTTTCCGGATGGTCTGGCGCGTTCGACAATGGGGGTGTGTCTGCCTGGTGTAGCTTCGCATGGGTGTCGTTCTCCTCTCAATAGGGGCCCGCAACTCCGTCGTTTCCCCGGGGTCCGCAACCAGCGCTTCCGTTCGCGTGACTCAGGGCGGGGCACACGCGCATCCCGCTTCCAATGGTCTCCGTCGGGCGATGAACGCATTCGCCATCTCCGGTATTGTATGGGGATATCCGTTCCGTGTCAATCCCGAATCGCGATCCCTATGGCGATGGCGAGATATCGCTTGATTTTGGGGCGTGGAAAGGGTATGATAACGTCAGAATGGCATCCGCGCCGGATGTCCTATGTTGGGGGTGCTTGAGTTGGCACGAAGCAAGGCGAGAATTGGCCCGACGTTTCTGACGGACGCGGTGCGTCAGAGGCGGGGGCAGGGCCGTTTTCCGGGGCGATACGGGCTTGTGGCTTGCCTGGTGTTGTGTGCGATCTGTGTGACCGCTGCGACGGGGCAGCGCCTGACGCCGCCGGCCCGTCCCGAGGTTCGGCCGGTGATCAGCGGGACCTATCCGAACGACCTCGACGGCAACCGCATCGACGACGAACTGGAGGGCCACTTCACGCTGGCGAGCGGGTCGTCGCCCCTGTACGGACGGAGCCGGTCGCTGGGAACGACCCTGGCGGCCGACAAGATCGTGGATGTCGAGCTGATCTTCGACGAACCGGTGACCGCCGAACAGATCGATGCGTTCGTCGCATTTGGCGGCGAGATCACCCACCTGTACGAAACGGTCTCTTACGGCTGGAACGGCCGGATCGCGATGGGGCACGTCGCCTCGCTGCCGGCGGCGATGGGACCGACGATGGTCCTGGTGACCCCGGCGGCCCAGACCGTGCAGTTGTATATGGACGTGGCCTCTCAGGTCGGCCGGGCCCGTCCCGTCTGGCAGCCGGGATTC is from Anaerobaca lacustris and encodes:
- a CDS encoding STAS domain-containing protein, which gives rise to MKTKTTVEISSEGRVAIVSFASASISDVEEITNASAAIRQYAQTYSPQEFVFDFSGVKFFSSQVLGLLLEARGHVKPYGGRVSICALDSQLQRVFRITNLDRIFTFHPDRQAALAAPSARDQ
- the dprA gene encoding DNA-processing protein DprA, with product MAFETSSVLFGIAAPEQSVRRDALPRLAHRTKGMGVIPENSTDIEKWIRLIRADGVGPVSFGRLIEFYGSVDAALGASAAGLARIEGIGPKTAERIVSTRDRFDACAELEQAEKLGVWIVHMADPRYPPLLKQIYDPPPVLYVKGTLGREDNLAIAIVGSRGPSIYGTEQASRLAHLLAASGFTIVSGLARGIDTAAHHGALAAEGRTIAVQGCGLANVFPPENARLFDLVSQSGACLSELPVQYEPLSENFPPRNRIIAGLSLGTIVVEAGLRSGALITARTALDSNREVMAVPGKVDSPLGKGPNQLIKQGAKLVESVEDVMEALGYVGEQLKDHTAQAAGKAAARAEAPLFETARLNLKGHEKCVYDSLGAEPLHTDQVIDQTDLPAGTVNATLMSLRLKGLIRQLPGNLFKRR
- a CDS encoding S8 family serine peptidase, whose amino-acid sequence is MRSYTRQTHPHCRTRQTIRKRRHCGPSRLVFLAMLPALAAAWGALDARPARAERLTVPSTAQAHAAYTAQLAADSEAQKAEAIEWALRQGAPIRCDNGQRVCELMALTDDRPLYYVTANLNAAISLQTDRVRDMLPWDLDGAGLAVGVWDAAGARQTHQEFQGLNGQSRIRIGNSFGTSAHSTHVAGTVGATGVVASATGMAPAVGVESYNWNNDTGTMSLRAARTPGQANAIYVSNHSYGILAGWEYHATSALSGHVGWHWWGGSMGPGFQENWFGRYSSVAATWDQLAHYHAYYLAFAAAGNDRADTPAVGDTVYYRAGGGWHEIVYSEQTCPAGDGEAKGGYDTISFAAVAKNIMTVGAVHKAVSQGVRSLAHAAMADFSSWGPTDDGRIKPDIVANGVAVYSTTDSSDDAYDAYSGTSMASPNAAGSAALLIQHYGRLFPGQFMRSSTLKGLILHTADDLGRPGPDYAYGWGLMNTKTAVETITRHAEDPRGDIILEGLFDWRGPNEHRRYFVAEAGEPIRVTLCWTDPPGASTTSPDDPTPRLVHDLDLRVIGPDGSTVYYPHILNPSEPAAPATTGDNNRDNVEQVCVLTPGEPGLYEVRVSHKGALRYDEQYYSLISDQPLFQGRPPKAEDVATFASPAQPATITLAADDDGHPNPPGALTYVLASLPKHGTLETADGNVIGQLMALPNHSNKVVYRAQAAFTGEDEFTFYVDDGGTAPSGGRSNIATAAIAVRNLVTVQYQVSASNDDAFGGEGYQLASGRHLWVGQYTVGMRFENIGIPRGSMIFAAHLQVYCGGRAKVRGAIHAEATGDAVDFGMNHPEIWERPRTEASVRWDWKGNEPTYHWYTSPDAAKVIQEVIDRPDFTSGNAIAVLYVGLESSGNGTYFHSWDQDPGEAPKLEIVFAPPAGGSPASSAASQTGQAPPTAQNMTLYASSGQPLTIQLDARDDGRPMPMRYTIASLPKHGTLSQGGAAIAEPATLAGSAGQVVYTPEAGFAGDDRFTFYADDGGSRPRGGTSNTATVTVLVREMVARRFQVAAPADDAFGAAGNPVVFSETLSIGKYGSALRFRNIDIPPDSEIVSARLLLCMDTAVISRAIEGRVTAEAVADARDFTGSNRRISALPTTVASVRWTWQPSNAWECGVFYPSPDIGPVIQEIVDRPDWMQGNALAILYLPAADYGQSVTFFACDDAHADRAARLEVIYAPPPDAEPLAPSSVGSPPVAHDMEVETPQNTAATIALRASDDGLPEQPGLLTYEIISLPERGTLEYPDGTPIAAPARLRAFGDEVVYRPPAGFAGVDRFTFRASDGGAAPTGGFSEPATVTVKVTRDGVPSPLGYWSFDENAGNVVHDSIGVRHGTVVGAQWTPGRSASALEFDGANDYVSLPANGTGWLPRNDFALALWVRFRQSNPPSVEMLLDLDYARDIIGVLTTRIKEPAGYALIRQSSQKIAFHMTGVDRSLDDLETTLSFSDGAWVHIVAVRNGSTQEIYVNGQLDGRRDCSSSPIFFGGAYNDANVSVGRYTTREGTDAFGRDDYLRATVDEVMIFDQALFPEEVRRLYEKGGALWP